The following proteins are co-located in the Gloeomargarita sp. SRBZ-1_bins_9 genome:
- a CDS encoding KH domain-containing protein has product MPDYEGLMRFLLTPMLSHPEELKLDQEVLASGVWLRMALADADRGKVLGRGGRTLQAILTVLQAVAQLAGQSFHLDIYGLNNPSLPDRSPPERSERMPTRQRRRGQR; this is encoded by the coding sequence ATGCCTGATTACGAAGGGTTGATGCGGTTTCTGCTAACCCCAATGCTCAGCCACCCCGAAGAGCTGAAACTCGATCAGGAGGTTTTAGCAAGCGGGGTCTGGCTGCGGATGGCCTTGGCGGATGCTGACCGGGGGAAGGTGTTAGGGCGGGGTGGGCGGACGTTGCAGGCCATTTTGACCGTATTGCAGGCGGTGGCCCAGTTGGCGGGGCAATCCTTTCACCTGGACATCTATGGCCTCAACAATCCCTCTTTGCCGGATCGATCTCCGCCGGAACGTTCAGAGCGGATGCCCACTCGACAGCGGCGCAGAGGTCAACGCTGA
- a CDS encoding PhoH family protein — MVVLPLPDWTSAVALAGAEEKNLRRLSELTGVQVVLRGQELHLLGAEPGIGQCVQVVEALAYRWRRGQPITEADIEMVLRTPDPTLVTQMHREVLARTRRGEEICARTPGQWQYVQTIRTHDITFGIGPAGTGKTYLAAVLAVQALQNQECERLILTRPAVEAGEKLGFLPGDLQQKISPYLRPLYDALYDLMDPVRMNQLLERGVIEVAPLAYMRGRTLNRAFIILDEAQNTTAGQMKMLLTRLGFGSRMVITGDTTQVDLSRREDSGLNVALQVLRGVPGIGFCHLTAADVVRHPLVQRIVQAYERYENQR; from the coding sequence ATGGTGGTTTTGCCCTTGCCGGATTGGACCAGTGCAGTGGCGTTGGCCGGGGCCGAAGAAAAGAACTTGCGTCGTCTAAGCGAACTGACTGGGGTGCAGGTGGTGCTGCGGGGGCAGGAATTGCACCTGTTGGGGGCGGAGCCGGGGATCGGGCAATGCGTGCAAGTGGTGGAAGCTCTAGCCTATCGCTGGCGCCGGGGTCAGCCCATCACCGAAGCTGACATTGAAATGGTGTTGCGCACCCCCGATCCGACCCTGGTGACCCAAATGCACCGGGAGGTCCTGGCCCGCACCCGCCGGGGGGAAGAAATTTGTGCCCGCACACCCGGACAGTGGCAGTACGTACAAACTATTCGTACCCACGACATCACGTTTGGCATCGGGCCAGCGGGAACGGGAAAAACCTATCTAGCGGCGGTGCTGGCGGTCCAGGCGCTGCAAAACCAAGAGTGTGAACGGCTAATCCTCACACGCCCGGCGGTGGAGGCGGGAGAAAAGCTGGGGTTTTTGCCGGGGGACCTGCAGCAGAAAATCAGCCCCTATTTGCGCCCCCTGTACGACGCCCTGTATGACTTGATGGACCCTGTGCGGATGAACCAGTTGCTAGAGCGAGGTGTGATTGAGGTGGCCCCCCTGGCCTACATGCGGGGACGGACCCTCAACCGGGCCTTTATTATCTTGGATGAGGCGCAAAACACCACCGCCGGGCAAATGAAGATGCTGCTGACCCGTTTGGGTTTTGGGTCACGGATGGTGATTACTGGCGACACCACCCAAGTGGACCTCAGCCGCCGGGAGGATTCGGGATTAAACGTGGCCCTGCAAGTGCTCCGAGGTGTACCGGGGATTGGGTTTTGCCATCTTACTGCCGCTGATGTGGTGCGCCATCCCCTCGTGCAACGGATTGTTCAGGCCTACGAGCGCTACGAGAATCAACGTTGA